In Solanum pennellii chromosome 3, SPENNV200, a single window of DNA contains:
- the LOC107014071 gene encoding protein SYS1 homolog, translating to MFYGTAVWDPWLIVAQIVCFQCLYYLTLGIFMTILVGTRVSRISLVYFFDYATVTASTVTGWCVIASFILSSLAGAGFLLYLIERAKKCLDFSATLYIVHLLICIIYGGWPSSITWWVVNVTGLAVMALLGEYLCIRRELREIPIPKFRSRSVSEEKANEDMDEQIPLYRLDNMA from the exons ATGTTCTATGGAACGGCAGTGTGGGATCCATGGCTTATTGTTGCGCAGATCGTGTGTTTTCAATGTCTATATTATTTGACGCTGGGGATATTCATGACAATTCTTGTTGGAACTCGTGTTTCACGAATTAGTCTGGTATATTTCTTTGATTATGCTACTGTTACTGCTTCCACCGTCACTGGATGGTGCGTCATTGCCTCATTTATTCTCAGTTCACTAGCAGG AGCTGGCTTTTTGCTTTATTTGATTGAGAGGGCAAAGAAGTGCTTAGATTTTTCAGCAACACTTTACATCGTACATCTTTTAATATGTATTATCTATGGAGGCTGGCCTTCTTCAATTACATGGTGGGTTGTGAATGTTACTGGGCTTGCGGTGATGGCATTGTTAGGTGAATACTTGTGCATAAGACGTGAATTACGCGAAATTCCAATTCCGAAATTCCGATCAA GGTCAGTCAGTGAGGAGAAGGCAAACGAAGACATGGATGAGCAAATCCCTTTGTATCGTTTGGATAATATGGCTTGA
- the LOC107014068 gene encoding probable sulfate transporter 3.4, translating into MTLNSIKVEDSSGNTNDGTEASSSSSSSQPNGVHKVCLPPHRTTFQKLRHRLSEIFFPDDPLHKFKNQTALRKFVLGLQFFFPVFEWGPKYNLMLLRSDIIAGITIASLAIPQGISYAKLANLPPIIGLYSSFVPPLIYSVLGSSRHLAVGPVSIASLVMGTMLSQAVTYSKEPTLYLQLAFTSTLIAGCLQAAMGFFRLGFIIDFLSKATLLGFMAGAAVIVSLQQLKGLLGIVHFTNEMAIIPVLTSVFENRNEWMWQTVVMGGCFLIFLLSARQISARNPKLFWVSAAAPLVSVILSTVIVYLIKNETHVIPTIGHLPKGINPPSVNKLHFGGPYMALALRVGIITGILALTEGIAVGRTFAAMENYQVDGNKEMTAIGLMNIVGSCASCFVTTGSFSRSAVSYNAGGKSVVSNIIMAATVLITLLFLMPLFQYTPNVILAAIIITAVIGLIDYQGAFRLWKVDKLDCIACLSSFFGVLFISVPVGLLIAVGISVFKILLHVTRPNTNALGYISSTRSFQSLSRYTTAVRIPSFLIIAVEAPFYFANSTYLHERTLRWIREEEDRIKANQEPPIKCVIIDMTAVTAIDTSGIDTICELRRILEKRSLKLVLANPVGNVMEKLFNSNALEAFGLDGLYLTVSEAVDDISSSWKPEKGPAQPLTI; encoded by the exons atgactttgaATTCGATTAAAGTGGAAGATTCATCTGGGAATACAAATGACGGAACAGAGGCTTCATCTTCGTCTTCGTCTTCGCAACCTAACGGTGTACATAAGGTATGTTTGCCGCCTCACCGGACGACATTTCAAAAACTCCGGCATAGATTGTCGGAGATATTTTTTCCAGATGATCCACTTCACAAGTTCAAGAACCAAACGGCGTTGAGGAAATTTGTTTTGGGTTTACAGTTTTTCTTCCCTGTTTTTGAATGGGGACCTAAGTATAATCTTATGCTTTTAAGATCTGATATTATTGCCGGCATTACAATTGCTAGCCTTGCTATACCTCAAGGAATCAGTTATGCTAAACTTGCTAATTTGCCGCCTATTATTGGGTTAT ATTCAAGCTTTGTTCCCCCATTAATATATTCAGTTTTGGGAAGTTCAAGACATTTAGCTGTTGGACCGGTATCCATAGCCTCACTTGTAATGGGAACCATGCTCAGCCAAGCAGTTACATACAGCAAAGAGCCAACTTTATATCTTCAACTTGCTTTCACATCAACTCTTATTGCAGGATGCTTGCAAGCTGCAATGGGTTTCTTCAG GTTAGGATTCATCATTGATTTTCTGTCAAAGGCGACTCTACTAGGGTTCATGGCTGGTGCAGCAGTCATTGTCTCCTTGCAACAGCTGAAAGGATTGCTAGGGATAGTACATTTCACAAACGAGATGGCAATAATTCCTGTTTTGACCTCGGTTTTCGAAAACAGAAATGAG TGGATGTGGCAAACTGTTGTTATGGGTGGTTGTTTCCTCATATTTCTGCTCTCTGCAAGGCAAATA AGTGCAAGAAATCCAAAACTTTTCTGGGTTTCCGCGGCAGCTCCATTAGTATCAGTTATTCTCTCAACTGTCATAGTTTACCTGATCAAAAATGAGACACACGTGATCCCAACT ATTGGACACTTGCCTAAGGGGATAAATCCACCATCAGTGAACAAATTACATTTTGGTGGCCCTTATATGGCTCTTGCTCTCAGAGTTGGCATTATAACTGGAATCTTAGCGCTCACA GAAGGAATTGCTGTAGGAAGGACATTTGCTGCTATGGAGAATTACCAAGTTGATGGCAACAAGGAAATGACTGCTATTGGACTCATGAACATAGTTGGCTCTTGTGCTTCCTGCTTTGTCACCACAG GGTCATTTTCCCGATCTGCTGTTAGTTACAATGCTGGAGGAAAATCTGTTGTTTCAAATATAATAATGGCTGCAACTGTGCTTATCACCCTGCTGTTTCTCATGCCATTGTTCCAATACACCCCTAACGTAATCTTGGCAGCCATTATTATAACAGCTGTGATCGGGCTAATTGATTATCAAGGTGCATTCCGTTTATGGAAAGTTGACAAACTAGACTGCATCGCGTGCTTGTCTTCCTTTTTTGGTGTTCTTTTCATCTCAGTGCCTGTTGGCCTACTCATCGCG GTCGGTATTTCAGTTTTCAAGATCCTATTGCATGTTACTAGACCAAATACTAATGCCCTGGGCTACATTTCGAGTACTCGTTCATTTCAAAGCCTAAGCAGATACACCACTGCTGTTAGGATTCCTTCTTTCCTTATCATAGCTGTTGAGGCTCCTTTCTACTTTGCAAATTCTACCTACCTACATGAAAG GACATTGAGATGGATTCGAGAAGAGGAAGACAGGATCAAAGCCAACCAAGAACCTCCAATCAAATGTGTAATTATTGACATGACAG CTGTGACAGCTATAGACACTAGTGGCATTGATACAATATGTGAACTAAGAAGAATACTTGAGAAAAGATCACTTAAG CTTGTGCTGGCAAATCCAGTTGGAAACGTTATGGAAAAGCTGTTTAACTCAAATGCTCTTGAGGCTTTTGGGTTAGACGGATTATATCTAACAGTTTCTGAAGCAGTGGACGATATTTCGTCTTCGTGGAAGCCTGAAAAGGGCCCAGCTCAACCACTAACTATATGA